The sequence AGAGCTGCTCCACGAATGTCTTCTGGATGAATGGTTTTCTGAATAATTGGGGCTTTACCCTTTAAGTACCTATTCTATTGGATACCCTTTTAAAAGTgtatgacaggggcgcctggatggctcagtgggttaaagcctctgccttcagctcaggtcatgatcacggggtcctgggatcaggtcccgcattgggctctctgctcagcggggagcctgcttcttcctctctctctctctgcctgcctctctgcctgcttgtgatctctctgtcaaataaataaataaaatcttaaaaaaaattaaactaaggTGTATGACAAATAAACTTACCTAAATGGGTAATATTGTTAAAAACAGTCCCATGGTAAGCATCCAGGTGGTAAGTAGATGGGTGCTCCCTAAAGAATTCTTTCAACGTTGtcaaatgtttgaaaattttcctaataaaTATTGAGGGGGGGAAGATCACTTTGGAAAGTCCTGTGGCCCTTGTTTCAACAGCCTTGCGGTTACTCAGCTCAGCGGGTGGAGCAGCTGCGGTTTGCACGTCTGCATCCGTGTAGTAGCACGCGATGGCACCTCAGCCCTCCGCCAGAGGGACGGACCCGGTTTGGTCTGTGCGTCCGCCTGCCGGCTCTCCCTCTTAGCCATTATTATGAAGTCATGCGTATCTGTGCACAGTGTTTGTGTGACTCTATTGTTACTTCTTCTGTGTGTATACGTAGCACTGGACTTACTGGGTCTTACGGTAACTCTTCATTTCACTTCTCGAAGAACTGCCGAACTGATTCACAGAGCGGCTCTGCCAATTTACAGGCATCTCACCGGCCACAGAGGAAGGCTCTCATCTCACCCGGGCCTCACCTGTGCGTGCTGTTATCTGTCACCGTGATGAAAGCCATCCTGGTGGGTGTGGCCGGGCAGCAGGCCGGGAAAGGCCACAGAGGGGGGCCCGGCTCCTGTGGGCTGCCagacacccgccccccccccacttcacaCACTGCAGCTGACTTTGGCCTCTGGGCCTGacttgggagaggcagaggcggCGTCTTGTTCTCATGTGTGGGAAGGCTATGAAAAGAAAAACCCTTGTTGGCCCAAACATTTAAACAAGAATTACACTAGATGTTTTGTTCTCGCTCTGACATGGTCAGAATTAATTTGGAGATCgaaaaaaggattattttattgttattgttgttgcttgGTTTTTGAATCTGAGTTACTTAATACAAGAATACagagggaaatacaaaacaaaacatatgtcttggggcgcctgggtggctcagtgggttaagccgctgccttcggctcaggtcatgatctcagggtcctgggatcaagtcccacatcgggctctctgcttagcagggggcctgcttcccttcctctctctctgcctacttgtgatctctctctgtcaaataaataaataaaatcttaaaaaaaaaaaaacccatatgtcTTAAGTCTATTAAATTGTACTGGAACCTCCCCAGGTCATACTTCAGGGCCTTactctgtggggggggggggctccacaTTCAGGCTGCTCGGGAACTTCTCGAAGAAAGGTCCCTGTGATAGAAGGCAAGCTGCAGGGCTCGTCTGCGTGTCTGGAAGTACACAGCCAGAACCTAAGAGATCATGAgcgttttttttcttcccccttaggTTTAATAGGAAAAACTTGCTTTCTGCAAACAACTGAGAAAACTGCCCTTGAAAACTGTTTCTTTGGTCCACATGGAGCAGCTGGAACATACTACACTGTGAGGCCCTTGACGGGACAGGCGCTCACCCCTGGTCAGCCAGTGTGATTGTCGCCATGGCTAGCAAGAGGAAGTCCACCACCCCGTGCATGATCCCTGTGAAGACCGTGGTGCTACAGGACGCCAGCGCGGAGGCCCAGCCCGCCGAGGCTTTACCGGAaggaccccagcaggagctgCCCCCCGAGGTGCCTGCCAGCAGCAGCGAGGCTGCCCCGACATCCAGCAGCACTGATGGCCCCGCCCTGGCCAATGGGCACCGGGGCACGCTGGACGGCTATTCGTTTTCCTGCAAATACTGTGATTTCAGATCCCAGGACATAACTCAGTTTGTGGGACATATGAACTCAGAGCATGCAGACTTTAATAAGGATCCAACTTTTGTATGCACTGAATGCAGTTTTCTGGCAAAAACTCCTGAGGGCCTTTCTCTGCACAATGCCAAGTGTCACTCGGGAGAAGCCAGCTTTGTGTGGAATGTGGCCAAGCCAGACAATCACGTGGTCGTGGAGCAGAGCGTCCCCGAGAGCACCTGTGCTCCTGACGTACCGAGTGAGCCCAGCGCCGAAGGGACTGACGGACAGGCCGAAATCATCATTACCAAAACTCCAATCATGAAGATAATGAAAGGCAAAGCTGAAGCCAAAAAAATTCATACGCTCAAGGAGAACATGTCCAGTCAGCCTGTGGGTGACACGGCCTTACCAAACCCACCAGCGGGGGAGACCGAGGCGAAGGAGGGGGACCACCCCTTTGTCAATGGGGCGGTCCCGGTCAATCAGCCGGCCCCCAGCTCGGCCAAAGGGCCACACGCAGCCAACGGGCCCCTGCTGGGAGCGGTGCCGGTCCTGCCGGCCGGCATAGCGCAGTTCCTCCCCCTGCAGCAGCCGCCCCCCGTGCACGCCCAGCATCACGGGCACCAGCCGCTGCCCACGTCCAAGTCCCTCCCCAAGGTGATGATCCCCCTGAGCAGCATTCCCACCTACAATGCGGCCATGGACTCCAACAGCTTTCTGAAGAACTCGTTCCATAAGTTCCCCTACCCGACCAAAGCGGAGCTCTGCTACCTGACCGTGGTCACCAAGTACCCAGAAGAGCAGCTCAAGATCTGGTTCACAGCCCAGAGGCTGAAGCAGGGCATCAGCTGGTCCCCCGAGGAGATTGAGGATGCCCGGAAGAAGATGTTCAACACGGTCATTCAGTCCGTTCCGCAGCCCACGATCACCGTCCTCAACACGCCCCTGGTCGCCAACGCCGGCGGCGTCCAGCACCTCATCCAGGCCGCCCTCCCGGGTCACGTGGTGGGGCAGCCAGAGGGCACGGCGGGTGGCTTGCTGGTCACGCAGCCGCTGATGGCCAACGGGCTGCAGGCGCCCAGCTCGTCCCTGCCGCCCGCCGTCACGTCGGTGCCCAAGCAGCCCCCCGCGGCGCCCATCAGCACAGTGTGCTCCAACTCGGCGTCGGCGCTGAAGGTGGTCAACGCGGCCCAGTCGCTGCTCACGGCGTGCCCCAGCATCACCTCGCAGGCCTTTCTGGACGCCAGCATCTACAAGAACAAGAAGTCGCACGAGCAGCTGTCCGCCCTGAAGGGAAGCTTCTGCCGGAACCAGTTCCCGGGGCAGAGTGAGGTGGAGCACCTGACCAAAGTGACCGGCCTCAGCACCAGGGAGGTGCGCAAGTGGTTCAGCGACCGCAGGTACCACTGCCGGAACCTGAAGGGCTCCAGGGCCGTGCTGCCCGGCGACCCTGGTGCCATCGCCATCGACCCCGGGCCCGAGGCGCCCTTCTCTCCGGCGGTGGCCAAGGCCCCCGAGGTGCCCTGCGTCCCGCCAGCCGCCACCCTGGCAGCCCCCCCTTCCGCCAGACGCCAGGCCTGGCACCAGACCCCCGATTTCACCCCAACCAAGTACAAGGAGCGAGCCCCAGAGCAGCTCAGAGCCCTGGAGAGCAGTTTTGCACAAAACCCCCTTCCTGCTGACGAGGAGCTGGACCGCCTGAGGACTGAAACCAAGATGACCCGGAGAGAGATCGACAGCTGGTTCTCCGAGCGGCGGAAGCGAGTGAGCGCCGAGGACCCCAGGAGGGCCGACGAGGGCCCCGGCCCGGATGAGGAGGCGGTGGCGGCTGCCGAGGACGAGGCGGGAGAAGGGGAGCTGGTGGGGGACCTGAGGGTCCCCGGCGACGACGGCTCCTTGGAAGGGCTTGGCAGCCTCGCCCTGGCAGAGCGCAAGGTCAGCCCCATCAAAATCAACCTCAAGAACCTGCGGGTCACCGAGGCCAACGGCAGGAGTGAGCTCCCGGGGCCAGGTGCCTGCGAGCCCGAAGAGGATGGGCCCGGCAAGCCTGCCGAGCAGCCCCCCGGCAAGGCGAGCTGCAAGAAGACGGCCCAGCAGCGGCACCTGCTGCGCCAGCTCTTCGTGCAGACGCGGTGGCCCAGCACCCAGGACTATGACGCCATCACGGCCCAGACCGGCCTGCCGAGGCCCGAGGTGGTGCGCTGGTTCGGGGACAGCAGGTACGCCCTGAAGAACGGCCAGCTCAAGTGGTACGAAGACTATAAGCGGGGCAACTtccccccagggctgctggtcaTCGCCCCTGGCAACCGGGAGCTGCTGCAGGACTACTACGGGACGCACAAGACGCTGCGGGAGGAGGACCTGCAGAGCCTCTGCGACCAGACCCAGATGAGCTCCCAGCAGGTCAAGCAGTGGTTTGCGGAGAAGATGGGCGAGGACACCCGGGCTGTGGCGGACACGGGCGGCGAGGACCAGGGCGCCCGTGAGCCTGCAGCTGTGCACAAAGGGACGGGCGACGCGTATGCGGAGGTGTCGGAAAACAGTGAGTCGTGGGAGCCCGGCGCCCCTGAGGCCAGCTCGGAGGCCTTTGACACCCGGAGTCCCCAGGCTGGACTTCAGCTGGGTAAGAAGCCCTCGGGGTCCGGGGCCATCcgctggggggagggcagggctccTGACAGGCCACGGGGGTGGCTGCTGTTCCTAAGCTCCCTGGCAGCGGGACCAAGTGGCCAGCTgcttcagggggcacctggcagCAGAAGCCATTAGAGCGTGATGGAACATGACCCACAGTGTGATGTGTTTCCTGTGTCACTAGGGGAAGGAACGCAGTGGACCTGTAAGTGTGCAAGCTTTTCTAGACATTTCCTAGCAGTGGGAGAGTAGGTCAAATCACCCTCAGAGTCCGACGGAACCATAGCCCCTGGGTATAAGGAGAGAGCAACAGGACCGTTGAAATTCAACTCGGGATggcgagcagaaggaaaggggctCAGATTGCCCTTAGATGTGCTTTAATGGAAATGGTGAAAGCCCTGTAATTTGCAATTTTTGCTCTTTCTGACTTGGAGAAATGGAAAATCATCTTCCCTCTTAGACATCTGTGGAATCAAAAGCTTGAGTTTTGTTCCTCCGTTTCTCTGGATCGTATCCCTGGTATTAGCTTGAAAGAAAACTTTAGAAGATAAGTTACCAAAGATAGTTTTAAAGCCCCAGAGAAGTCACTTTGGCAGTATCAGGTCCTGACCCCTGGGGTcccagcctccccttcccctccacatCGTTGGGGGTTTGTCTCCGTAGAACCTCATCACAGGATGGCCCGCAGCCTGTGGAAACTGAGCAAGTGTCTGGATTCTCAGATTCTCCGATTTGGGGACCTTTAGAAGTTGGTTCTGGGTCCAATATTTCCAGACTTGGCCTTGTTTTCCTCAGGCCCCCATGAGTCAGTGAGGCCCTGACAGGCGGCGGTGGGCTCCAGGAAACAGGACTGGCTTCGCAGGGCTGGGTGCCTGGGGCACCTTCTCCACCACTGGGCGTGTCCCTCGGGATTGCCCACCCTGGCTTGCTGGCAACTAGAACgatctagattttttaaattaaaatcccaCTGAAGGGGGTAGCTGGAAATAGGGTGGTGGTTACAAACCTTGTGAATGTATTTAAAGCCATTTAACCGTACATTCAAAAATGATTCAAATGGTAGCTTTTATGTCATGTATGTTTTATCACAATTAGAAAAGCTAACCGGGAGGTGGGAAGAGTGGGTTTGAGTCACAAGGactgccctcccccgcccccgctcctGAATCCACCGCTAGGCCAAGTGCGGGGTCCCCGGTTGGGACAGAGCAGGCGTGGCACTGTGGCCGCCTCCTCTTCTGTCTGCAGGACGTAACCCTTGGCTTCAGGAAGGgcttgtctgtgtgtctgtgctcGGTTTCTCCACCGCCAGCCTCCGTGCACGGGCCACGTTGGCGAGCGTCGGGGACCGTGGGCCTCTGCAGCACCCAGCGGCGGCCCGGGCTTCGGGGGCGCCGGTTGGTGGGGGGCTCTGCGGGCCCCTCGGGCTGCGGGATGGGCGGGCGGCGGGTGGGAGGGCGCGGCCCCTGTCCCGGCTGCCGGGAGGTGGGGGGCGGTCCAGGTGGCGGCCGCTGTGGGGGTGACAGGCCTGTGTTTTCTCCTCAGAAACAGACTGAATGGGAACTGCTCACTCTGAAGGACTGGCCCGTCCGGGACGCCGCCTGCCACGGGGAAGGGCTCACCCCGCCTCCGCGGCCACACGCCGCTCCCatgcccgccgccgccgccgggctaGCCCGGAGCTTCTggaggccccgccgcccgccCAGAGCCTGCCGCCGCCGCCCAGTGCGCCCGGGGAGGGCAGAGCGCTTGTCAGTCCTTCCTCGCACCATGTAGGACCTTTCCTTTGCCTTCCAGTGGATAAAATAGTTCAGAGTTTATATTCATAGACACGGAATCAAGTTTTTAACCTATAAATCCGCCTATCCACATTTAATAAAACATCCGATTACGAACGCTTTCGTCACGTAGAAAGCTGGGTTAGCCAGCAGCGCGCTGTCCCCCGTCATCTCTGCGGACGCCCCGTGTCTGCTCGGCAGGCGCCCAGGCCGCGCGTCCCCTGCACGCGCAGAGCCGGCCGGAGCCCTGGGCGCCCCGCGCTCCTCAGGAAGGCGGCGTCTGCCCAGGCGGCTGCCCGAGGGggccttgccctgccctgccctgccctgggggcGACGCGGCGGGCGCCGGCCACCTGCCGGTGCTCGCTCCCCGGGCTCGGAAGCCGTTCCAGCCACACTGCTTGTTCGTGGGAGTTTGAATCATGGACCAGAACTTTTCAGTTTTCAGATCAAGTTCTTGAAGCATTTGTTGTCAAGTCCGATGTACTGACCGCTGTGCccacatttttattgttgtttttcagtCTAGATGTTCTGAGAGTGAGAGGAAAACTGAGGAAAGGAGCAGGCGGGGCCGAACGCAGAACTGCACGGCCCCAGCGTGCGGCTCTGGCCGCTGTGGTTGTCGGAGCCCTTGACCCCCACTCCCTTCAAGGCCGCCAGCAGTCTTGGAAGGAGGACCCGCGCTCGGCTGGGAGTAAGAGCGAACGCTCTGGGATCTGGGGAGCCAGGAGCTGTCAGGGCGGGGGTGGTCCTCGGCACGGAGACCTGCAGATGGGGGGTCCTGGCCGGACACCCAGGGTGCTCGTAGCCCCCCGCGCCGAGGGCCTGGCTGCGTGCTGGGCATCACTGGACAGGCCCTTGTGAGGATTTTTCTTAAGTTCTGCATTTATATTCCCAGATTTGGAAACAAGATCTTCTTTAGCCTAATTCTcataccatttttttaattgagaaaaatcACAGGAAAAGGTGCTTTTGAAACACTGGGCAACTTGCTTACAAAGCTGTACTACTTGGTAAATCGCTATTTCCCCAAAACTGGCTGTTCTGAGAGCAGCGGGCGATGTCCCCGGCAGCTCCACTCGCCTGCCAGAGGCCACCTGCTTCCCTAAGCCTGTGAGCTTCCCCAAGGCCCTGTGAGTATGCTGCTCCTGGGCCCAGGCTGGGGGCAGCACAGAGCGGCCccagaggcagagggcaggggcttCAGGCACGACAGGCCGGCGGGAGGGTAGGCGCGGTCTTTCTCCCTGACCCTGCCCAGAACTGAACGGGGAGCGGCCCCTTGCTGGCTTGGCTCCAAGGACGAAGATGGTGGTGGCACCTTCTGCCTTCCAGGAGACGGCTTTCTCCGGACACCAGAAGCCCCTGAGCCCCTGCTCTTCTAAAGTGTCTTCTCCCGCTCTCCCAGGCCCAGTAGGGACCACCTCTGAGTTGTTTCAAACATGATGTA comes from Neovison vison isolate M4711 chromosome 8, ASM_NN_V1, whole genome shotgun sequence and encodes:
- the ZHX3 gene encoding zinc fingers and homeoboxes protein 3 is translated as MASKRKSTTPCMIPVKTVVLQDASAEAQPAEALPEGPQQELPPEVPASSSEAAPTSSSTDGPALANGHRGTLDGYSFSCKYCDFRSQDITQFVGHMNSEHADFNKDPTFVCTECSFLAKTPEGLSLHNAKCHSGEASFVWNVAKPDNHVVVEQSVPESTCAPDVPSEPSAEGTDGQAEIIITKTPIMKIMKGKAEAKKIHTLKENMSSQPVGDTALPNPPAGETEAKEGDHPFVNGAVPVNQPAPSSAKGPHAANGPLLGAVPVLPAGIAQFLPLQQPPPVHAQHHGHQPLPTSKSLPKVMIPLSSIPTYNAAMDSNSFLKNSFHKFPYPTKAELCYLTVVTKYPEEQLKIWFTAQRLKQGISWSPEEIEDARKKMFNTVIQSVPQPTITVLNTPLVANAGGVQHLIQAALPGHVVGQPEGTAGGLLVTQPLMANGLQAPSSSLPPAVTSVPKQPPAAPISTVCSNSASALKVVNAAQSLLTACPSITSQAFLDASIYKNKKSHEQLSALKGSFCRNQFPGQSEVEHLTKVTGLSTREVRKWFSDRRYHCRNLKGSRAVLPGDPGAIAIDPGPEAPFSPAVAKAPEVPCVPPAATLAAPPSARRQAWHQTPDFTPTKYKERAPEQLRALESSFAQNPLPADEELDRLRTETKMTRREIDSWFSERRKRVSAEDPRRADEGPGPDEEAVAAAEDEAGEGELVGDLRVPGDDGSLEGLGSLALAERKVSPIKINLKNLRVTEANGRSELPGPGACEPEEDGPGKPAEQPPGKASCKKTAQQRHLLRQLFVQTRWPSTQDYDAITAQTGLPRPEVVRWFGDSRYALKNGQLKWYEDYKRGNFPPGLLVIAPGNRELLQDYYGTHKTLREEDLQSLCDQTQMSSQQVKQWFAEKMGEDTRAVADTGGEDQGAREPAAVHKGTGDAYAEVSENSESWEPGAPEASSEAFDTRSPQAGLQLETD